Sequence from the Thermocaproicibacter melissae genome:
GCAAAGGGAATGGTGGAAGACCTGTTTGACCGCTTCGGCATCACCGACTGGGACATTGAAGCAACCTCAGAGGACCCGAGCTACCACCCGGGACGCTGCGCAAAGCTGAGCGTCGCAGGCGAAGACCTCGGCATCATCGGCGAACTGCACCCGAAGGTGATGGAAAACTACGGCATGGACTGCCGCGCCATCAGCTTCACGCTTGACGTCAACACCCTGTACCGCCACGCACAGCTCGTGAAAACGTATGTTCCGCTGCCGAAATTCCCGGCGGTATCGCGTGACTTTGCACTGCTTTGCGATGACGAAACACCGGTGAGAACACTTGAGCAAGCAATCCGCGCGGGTGCCGGCAACCTTCTGGAGAAAGTCAAGCTGTTCGACGTTTACAAAGGGGAACAGATTGAAAGCGGCAAGAAAAGCGTTGCCTTCAGCGTTACGCTTCGCTCCAGCGACAGCACCCTCACCGAGGAACGCGTTTCCGGTGCAGTAAAGAAAATCATCCAGGAACTCGAGAAGGTCGGAGCCTCGCTACGCCTCTGATTTCGCCGCATCACCCGTTATCACATCGGCAAAATTCTCTTGCATTTGACCCATGTATGTTGTATGATAATGGAATACGGGGGGTGTTTCCATGCTGGATAAGACGATGACTTTTTCTCTCGGCCATGACCATGAAGATGACATCCGCAAGATTCTTATATCGGTCTATGATGCGCTGAAAGAAAAGGGATATAACCCGATTAATCAGATCGTAGGATACATTTTGTCCGAGGATCCCACCTATATTACGACCCACAACAATGCTCGCAGTCTTATCTGCAGGATAGACCGCGACGAACTGCTGCAGGTATTGTTGAAATCATATCTCGGTGAATAAAGCGGCTGATGGCCGCTCCGTTCCCGATACGGCAGGAAGGATGAAACGAATGGCTGAAAAATCCGCAAAGGAACCGCAGTTCCCCACTTACAAAGGGAAGCCGCTTGTGCGCTGCGGCGATGTGCTGTATTATGGAAGCATGGCCGACCGTTATGTGGTTCGGCTTGAAGTGAAAAGTAAGAAAAAGGTTAAGGACATGGATGTGGCCGACAAAGTCTCCGTTCAGCTGATGCTGACCGACCAGACGAACCGAAGCCGCAAGCAAATTGTAAAAACGAGTGAGAAAAGCGGTCTTTATCTTGCCATGGACCTCGCAGAAGTTTGGCTGCGGAGAGCCCTCGCCGAAACCTGACCGAAACAGCACGGACTCGGAGCGCAAAAACGCGCACCGAGTCCGTTACTATTTTACAGGAGGAGTATCATGCTGAAAATCGGATGTCATCTCTCCGCATCAAAGGGTTACCTCGCCATGGGAAAGCAGGCCGCGGAAATCGGAGCGAACACGTTCCAGTTTTTCACGCGCAATCCGCGCGGCGGCGCTGTGAAAGCCTTTGACCCGGAAGATATTGCGGCGTATCGGACTTTTGCGGAAGAACACGGGTTCTTCCCCATCCTTGCGCACGCGCCCTACACGCTGAACGCCTGCGCGGCAAAAGAAAACCTGCGCACGTTTGCCCATGAAACCATGGCGGACGATCTGAACC
This genomic interval carries:
- a CDS encoding IreB family regulatory phosphoprotein, with amino-acid sequence MLDKTMTFSLGHDHEDDIRKILISVYDALKEKGYNPINQIVGYILSEDPTYITTHNNARSLICRIDRDELLQVLLKSYLGE